The Chitinophagales bacterium genome contains a region encoding:
- a CDS encoding beta-lactamase family protein — MKTVHGFTAMLLILSLLIVASSCNESAARYQNKQYAWEQIVPLDATDRQLAHRIDTFFQHKAKRGGFNGTVLVAQHGKILYKQHFGYLNYPRKILLTDSSAFQLASASKPFTATAILQLQEKGRLHIDDPVSAYIKDFPYDSITIRHLLNHRSGLLNYIYLFDTMKLDAGTYISNQDVVNYFIRDKPPLQSVPGHHFQYCNTNYALLARLVEIASGQSFGNYLTEHIFYPAHMYHTYLRDVTDTMPHRNQCTAYEGSRWTEVGDVPYDGVAGDKGIYTTAADLYFFDQALNHGLLLGQELLDEAYKGYSFEKPGRKNYGLGWRLKELDDSSTIIYHNGWWRGYNTLFVRMPGKETCIIVLANKYNRNVYDIAPLYEMLGMMPVEKEDTEE, encoded by the coding sequence TTGAAGACTGTTCATGGTTTCACTGCCATGCTCCTTATACTATCGCTGCTCATTGTTGCATCATCCTGCAATGAGAGTGCCGCCCGTTATCAAAATAAGCAATATGCATGGGAACAAATAGTACCACTGGATGCAACAGACCGACAACTTGCCCACAGGATTGACACATTTTTTCAGCACAAGGCAAAAAGAGGCGGGTTTAACGGCACCGTGCTCGTTGCACAACACGGAAAGATTCTGTACAAGCAGCACTTCGGTTATCTGAATTATCCGCGGAAAATTTTGCTCACCGATAGTTCTGCATTTCAACTTGCTTCTGCCAGCAAGCCATTCACCGCCACAGCTATTCTGCAGTTGCAGGAAAAGGGGCGGTTGCATATTGATGATCCTGTATCTGCGTACATTAAAGACTTCCCCTACGATAGTATTACCATACGTCATCTCCTCAACCACCGTTCGGGTTTGCTCAATTACATCTACTTGTTTGACACGATGAAACTTGATGCGGGCACCTATATCAGTAACCAGGATGTGGTGAACTATTTCATCAGGGATAAGCCGCCGTTGCAATCGGTTCCCGGCCATCATTTTCAATATTGCAATACGAACTACGCTTTACTGGCCCGCTTAGTGGAAATTGCAAGTGGCCAATCATTTGGCAATTACCTGACGGAGCATATTTTCTATCCGGCTCATATGTATCATACTTACCTGAGGGATGTGACCGACACAATGCCGCATCGTAATCAATGTACAGCGTATGAAGGAAGCAGATGGACAGAAGTTGGTGATGTGCCTTACGATGGTGTTGCCGGTGATAAAGGAATCTACACCACCGCCGCTGATCTTTACTTTTTCGACCAGGCTTTAAATCATGGCTTGTTATTAGGACAGGAACTGTTGGATGAAGCCTATAAAGGGTACAGTTTTGAAAAGCCGGGCCGGAAGAACTACGGGCTTGGCTGGCGCCTGAAGGAATTGGATGACAGTTCAACCATCATTTACCATAATGGGTGGTGGCGGGGTTATAATACTTTGTTTGTCCGGATGCCCGGGAAAGAAACCTGCATCATCGTTCTGGCGAATAAATACAACCGTAATGTATATGATATCGCCCCGCTCTATGAAATGCTGGGCATGATGCCTGTTGAAAAGGAAGATACGGAGGAATAG
- a CDS encoding MoxR family ATPase: MKYANDAAAIDGLAACYNQLTGEISKVIVGQRDVVKYVLLSVFCDGHSLLVGVPGLAKTLLVKTIADVLDLSFKRIQFTPDLMPSDIIGSEIMNESRQFYFNKGPIFANIILADEINRTPPKTQAALLESMQERSVTFAGQLHTLPLPFFVLATQNPIEQEGTYPLPEAQLDRFMFNIKLDYLLNEEEIAMVKGTTSSQQRSVNKIVSGSDIQFFQQLVRKIPVADNVLSYAVALARKTRPGQQEAPAVVNDYVSWGAGPRASQFLVLGAKCNAAINGKYSPDIEDVKAVATPVLRHRIILNYKAEAEGITIEEVIKKII; the protein is encoded by the coding sequence ATGAAGTATGCGAACGATGCAGCCGCTATTGACGGGCTGGCTGCCTGTTACAACCAACTCACGGGAGAGATCAGTAAGGTCATCGTCGGGCAGCGGGATGTTGTTAAATACGTGCTGCTCTCTGTCTTTTGCGACGGTCACAGCCTGTTGGTTGGTGTGCCCGGCCTTGCCAAGACATTGCTGGTAAAAACCATTGCCGATGTGCTTGACCTCAGCTTCAAAAGGATACAGTTCACCCCTGACCTGATGCCTTCTGACATTATCGGATCGGAGATCATGAATGAGTCACGGCAATTCTATTTTAATAAAGGACCCATTTTCGCCAATATCATCCTGGCAGATGAAATCAACCGTACGCCTCCAAAAACACAGGCAGCCTTACTGGAATCCATGCAGGAACGGAGTGTGACGTTTGCGGGACAGCTGCATACGCTGCCGTTGCCATTTTTTGTACTGGCCACCCAAAACCCTATAGAGCAGGAAGGAACTTATCCTTTACCCGAAGCGCAGCTCGACCGGTTCATGTTTAACATTAAACTCGATTATCTCCTGAACGAAGAAGAGATTGCTATGGTGAAAGGGACTACTTCCTCGCAGCAGCGTTCGGTGAATAAAATAGTTTCCGGCAGCGATATTCAGTTCTTCCAGCAACTGGTCAGGAAAATACCCGTTGCCGATAATGTGCTCAGCTACGCCGTTGCCCTTGCCCGCAAAACACGGCCCGGTCAGCAGGAAGCTCCTGCCGTGGTGAATGATTATGTTTCGTGGGGAGCAGGTCCGCGAGCTTCACAGTTCCTGGTGTTGGGTGCCAAATGCAATGCCGCCATCAACGGAAAATATTCGCCGGATATCGAAGATGTGAAAGCAGTGGCAACACCGGTGCTGCGCCACCGCATCATCCTCAACTACAAAGCGGAAGCAGAAGGAATCACGATAGAAGAAGTCATCAAAAAGATCATCTGA